AGAAACGGGACGGGCAAACGGGCGAACAGCAGGAACGGAACGGGCAAACGGGACGGTGGGTGgcgactttgccgagtgccagacacgtggcactcggcaaagattcaaACTTCACCGAGTGCCGACctgacagcactcggcaaagtaccACTCTTCGCCGAGTGCTGCCAGGtcggcactcggcgaagtttgaatctttgccgagtgccacacgtctggcactcggcaaaactgCAGATTTCGCCGAGTGTCAAGGTAATTGCACTCGGCAAAACTTTTtctagaaaatagaaaaatagttgCTTCGCCGAGTGTCAGGGTaataacactcggcaaaacttGCTTTTTTTGTTTATTATGTAATAACCACATCGATTACAAATAAAGCATATATATATTCCAGACATTTAATATAGCATATATACGGCACATCCATCACAAATATCACATAATAGCACAAATATCTCACGATACATAGCACGAATATCACAAATAGCACAAGTTCAACATCGATGCTATAAGTGTAACGTTcaacaagcacaagtccaacaagcacAAGTCTGTAGAACAAATACCATAAACTAGTCTAAATCAGCTCGGTGGCCACTGTgacgccgccggtgccggtgaATGCTTGTCCGGAGGCTCTTTGACCCCCTCAATcgattgattctgcaaaaaGAAATTGAACTAGGGTTACATATAGAGAAAATTGTAAGACTTcatgtccctcttgatagtatgacATTCCTAAActcaattttaaaaaataaaatattaaatgaattGCCGCTTTTCAACTTTCATATCCTTGACTTATCTCATCTATATATAAGCTGTTATACCTTATAATCATTCTTATTAAACACATTAGTCCCACAAGCATGTGTCATTAATCAACCAACCACTAAGTGGGTATAGATGTTCTATATGGGAGGCCAAAGACAGGATCTATATATAGCCAAGCTACGGCCTCTCACTACCGGACTCACAGGAGTAAATATGTATGCGCAAGCAAGTAAATAGATTCATACTCACAGGAGTGCCTGTAGCGCTAGGTGGAGGAAAGATAGAAGGAAAGCCTATCTGTAGCAGTGGTGGTGGAGGCCAGGGCACCACTGGCGGCGGTCGATAGTTGATCGACACGCCAAGACCTTCGAGGTAGGAGAACATGGTATGCATCTGTTGTTGCGCGGCCTGTCGCTCAGCAAAAAGCGCCTGCTCCATCCTCTGTCGCAAAgaggtgtttgccgagtgtccccatgcgggcactcggcaaacaataaTGGCCGTGAAGGCGACCCCGTAGTAACGGGCATGTGCGGGCGTGTGCGGCGCACGTGAcgctgtttgccgagtgctgcccacgtggcactcggcaaagatgggTTTGGCGAGTGTCCAGATTTAGGCACTCGTCAAAgtttggctttgccgagtgtcacgtggccggcactcggcaaagtcttcTTCCGCCGAGTGTCgtctgtttgccgagtgctttttggtaggcactcggcaaatagtaactttgccgagtgctcgatattctgcactcggcaaagccgtcGGCACTCGGCATACGTccggtttccggtagtgaccTATGATTTCCTTCTAATTAGTTACCGCACTGATATTGCCTAATTTCGATCTTTCGTCAATTACATGGAGTACAATGTTCATCTTCAGTTTGGACTGATGAAAGATATGATGGCTAATTAAAAGGTGGTAAAACATGGAGATTGGTGACAGATATTGCAATCAATATAGAAACAAGTGAATGAAATTCCAGTTGAAACCATGCGTATTCTGTTTTGTGCACAAACATCGTGTAGTACTTGAAACTCCAGTCCAACGGAGGCAAACTGCAGGCGTTAAATGCGACTGCAGAGATACAGATTACAGAGAACGATGTTTAAGCATTTTTTGAGAGAATGTCTGAATTTTACAATCTGTTTTAGAGAGCATTCCATTAGTTTGACAGTGTTTACTCTTCTAGAACTTCCTATCGTAATTAACGATTTTCTTAGTATCTTCACTGGCATTATATGCAACATTAATATTACCATATTAAGTCTCGAGTCTCGACTGACTAATACAGTGTGTTACCTCTCTGAAGGGCAAGATGTCGATCATAGCACCTTAAGACTCTGATAGCATGGATGTGTACTGTGTTTCCTTCTGAAGGAGATTAGCAACCATCAGCCCCATCTCCTGACCTGAGTGGCGAGAATGAAGACACTGCATGAAGTAACACTCTTTTCACGGTGAACTTATACTGCTCTTGTTTTGAAGGcctagctatatatatattcGAACTGTATGTTCTCTAGCAGCAAGCGCAACAAATCATGCACAAACCTGCCTATCTTTTGTGCAGATCGACGGATCGTGAAGGTTATGCTTGACGCCTTTGCTGCTGTTTCCTGTGTTGGCTGTGAGCAGACAGGAGTTTAGAATTGTAGACAGGGATTCAAGTCATTTCTGATCACAAGCTATCCAATTTTGTTAGCTCTGTCCATGATTTCTCCTTCTCTGAAGAGAATCGTATGCAATTTTGTGATGGGTTTGCAGCTATTGGATTTACTTGTGGTTTCAGAGCTTGTAGGATATGCAGGGTGTTGTTGTTGCCCATATGATTGATTGAGTAATAGTACTGTTGCTGGGCAAAGGAATTTGCCCAGCCCAATGCAAACAggaccaaaatgcaacccacgGTTTGGATTTTGCTGAGTGGCTTCGTCGTTTAATCATTTCCCTTTTTTCCTTTCCCCAAATATACTTTTTGGAGCCGTGGCAAATGAACACCAAACACAAATGACAGCAGAATGTACATGAGCACGCTCATGATTTTCCTTCAGATATACGACCTTAGCAATTTTCATTATTATCGTAGCACTCATTGTAATTCAGCAAAGCCTCAAAAGCTCCTGCGTTATTCAAGTTTTGCTCCATAAGGGGGTTCAAGCCTTTTGCTGATACAGGATATACAATTCTGTTAGCTGCTCAACCCCtgatttctctctttctttgtgACGAGTTGCATGCATGCGTGTACTCAAGTGTAATGGTGTGATGTTTTCTGTCAGCTGATGGATTTGGCAGTTTCAGAGCTTGTAGAATAGGGGTGTTGCCCGTATTGGTCATCCTGGTAATGGAATTGTTGCCAGACTTGGGAAAATCCCAGTCCAAACCGGATCAGTCCAGAGGGATAAATCTTGGGCTTCGTTCGTTTGAATCCAAAAAATCGATTAAAACACATATATTCCAACCTCTCAAAAACATGTGAATTATGAATGAAGGCCCGTGTTTGGAGTAGTTAGGGTGATGTGGCAATCACATCATCATTTTTGTCATATCATCTATGCATCTGGAGAAGGGAAGGTGATTGACGAAATGCTACCAGTTTAGGAACCAAATGTAGACATTTTTTTACAAAAGACAATCGTAAATCTAAAGGGCATGCACACCAAAGATCCAAGTTGTTGCTTCAGATGGCAAATGAACATCTGACACAAATGAAAACAGTTCAAATAGGTGCTGGATTTTCAGTCATCTGTATTGTCGCCATTGCATATACTTCCTCAAACGTAGTGAAACCGTGAAAACTTCTACAAGACAAGTTTTTCACCTTCTAGCTTAATCACTCAACAGTTCGTTGCAATTACATAGGCATTGAGGACAGTTTGATAATTTACAAAGTTATAACACAATACCGGGGAAAAAGGAGGAGGATCCAAACAGAAGGAAACTACAGGTAAACACCGAGGGTGCAGCATCTCAACACCCCAAACTACAACAAATACATCAGCTGAGAGCTTGGCCTTGCCAGAAGCTTCATTTTATCAGATGTTGGAAATCCCCGCTGGCATGTACTTGCTTCACCTGCTTGTCGTACTCGTCCTCGTCATCatattcttcctcctccccatcCTGGTCTTCATCCTCAGGTTTCTTTCCATCTTCTTGCTCGTCTTCCTCAGCCCAACCAAAACCAGCCACTGGAGTAGACAATTGGGCTGGTGTGCGGGCCTCCTCAACGATCTTCATGATCTCATCGACAGTTTGATCAGAGAAGGTGGGGGCACTGTTGTCCTTCTTGTAGTACTTCGCTTGCACAGCTTCTGTAAGCTCTCTGGGCAAGTTCTTCAGGAACCAGGGGTGGTTCCTAATCTCCCTAATGGTTATTCTCTGAAACAAAAGAGATGAAATGGCATTAATGTAATGGTAAACTATAATAAAAGATTGACGCTTTGCAGGGTTCACGGTCCAACAGTACCTTCGCAGGATTCGCATCGAAGATTCTAGAGAGGAGCTGTCTGCAATCTTGGGATATGTGTACATACTCTGGTATTTGGTATTGAATTGACACTATTCTCTGAAAAAGGATAAGGATGCATATAATATTCATCATTACAAGGTCCAAGAGCTCGGTATTTAGGGTCTCGTGAATGAGTGAAAAATTACCCCAATCGTCTTTCTGAAATTCTTAGGATCATCGGGATCCTCAAAAGGGTATGCACCAACCAGCATCACGTAAAGAGTCACTCCACAAGACCAAACGTCTGCCATCTGCAATACATGTTACAAAATATATATAACTCCATTGCAGGAAGAAGAACACAGACAACAACAATTTCAACGAAGCAGGTGTCCTTACTACAAAAGTCTACAAATCAAAACATGagctcaaaaaagaaaaaaaaggaagcatGCTAAAAGACAACTGGCAACCACTAGCGGTTTATATGTTACAACATGAATAAACCTATGCTACCTGTACTGTATTATTGACCGCAGCTTTTGTTCTTAAACAAAAACATTTTAAGGAGATTTCTCCTAAGCATGTGCTAACATGAGTGAAAAGCATTATCCGTTGGTGAAGATATCTCTACCAATTACTTTAATTGTTCAACTATAGTAGAAGCAAAAGAACAACCACACATCATTTGGACCTGGTAATACAAACCTTGTACAGGTACAATAACACCAACAGATCAGTGAAATAGTATAAGGGTAGTTTTCAATTTTCTGTCACTTCATAAGATCAGGCATGACAAACCATTTACAACAATTTCTTGCCAAAGTAAGCATGGGCATATAGTAAGACACTCAGAAGATACAAATAGATTGGAAACAGGATAGGTGAAGATAAAGTAAATTCCACTACTGGAGAATACTAGAATTTTGGAGTAGCCCAAAGGCAAATCAGAGAAGTAGGCACCTTTGGAAAGTGGTGGGGCTATCGAATCTTCGGAAAAGCTTCTAGAAACCAACAATACAAAAATACTACGCGATGTCCATCGCTTAAACTAATCTCAGTGACATCCTATGGTTTCACTGGCAAAACACCTGTGTTGTAACCATTCTGACGGTATTTTTGCTTGCATTAAGACGGGTGTGAGCTTTATAACTCCAAAAAAACATTCTATGGTTTCTTTTTCACACGCAAAGGCAACAATTTTGTGCATGCTGGAAAGGAAATTTTGCAGGCAGTTGGCTATGACATCCCAAAAAGTAAGAAGGCAAGTACATTAATCATTGGTTAAACAGTATCTATATTGGGCAGGACATGTAATAGGTGACAAAAAGAAAGCAGATGACAAAGGAAAACAGCTCTGAAGGACCACAGACAACCAACGGGATATTCAGTCTAACTCTAACATGGTTACATGAAAAGATAAGGTCTGAGGGGCCCGAGATCATTGTACACATGAACTAGAGCAGGAAAAATGACAGGAAAATGGTCACGAAAGGGACATAAAGTATGGCACATGGGAACAAAATATGACTCACTAAACAAGCCCACGGGACATCTACACAATACAGAGATCATCATGAGCAAGGATTTCATTTCCTTTTAGTGGTTTTCCTTTCATAGATCCTCTAGAGAGATGAAAACGATATTTTGGAGTTTTGCCTCTTTTTTGAGAAAAGATTGCTGGGTCAAGAGTGCACCATAATACAAAGTCCACAAGAACTCTTTTATTAATCCTCACTTTAAGCAGATTGTTTAAATTAAGTATTGCAATATGAGACTGCATCAACAGAATCTCGTGCCTTTTTCTCGATCAAATCAAATTGTGATCATAGGTCATTACTCCACCAATGAGACAAGGACAAGACTCCAACATATAATCGAGTATGAATCCGATCACAATTAGAATCTATGCATGCAAGAAAAGCAGGCGTAACCCACCAGGGCAAAGTTTAACATCAGACAAGTTACGTGAAAAAAATGTCCCAGTGACATAGAATGAAGATTTCTTTAGACAAGCTGTCCCCCATGCTTCTTTGACAAAATTGTCAACACAAATAATTGTACTTGGAAGTTGgaatttggaatttggaatCTCCCTACAGAGATAGGGATAACACGCCAATCCTGGCGTGTGGGACCAGGACCACTCCCTGCCTACTAGACCTAAGGACAAAACCACTGATTAGGAAGGGTTCCAGGAGCCTGGTCCACAAGGCAGAAACTTATGCTGCACCGGGGCCACATGCCAATGCAAGTGGTGCTTTCATACACTGGGTCTAGGAATGCAAAGCAACTGTGGGACTACTACGGTACAGTCAGCGTCAGAGCCAGAGGGTATCAGACAGCAGACTGGCACAACACACAAGCACAAACAAAAGGTTTAAGAAAGAGTGCAAAGCAGCCTAGCTGCAGTGCTATAATTAAAAGAGATGAACATATCAGAGCACTGACCTTGCCGTCATATTCCCGACGTGAGAGCACCTCTGGAGCAATGTAAGCTGGAGTTCCGACCGTCGACTTAGGCTTCGAGTGCAGCAGTGATGACTGTGACAAAGAAACATTTTCAAAGAAAGGTGTTAGCAGCTGATTACTCTGCTCCAGCGAAGAGCACTTGTTTGTTGCAACATGTGGATTGAGTGATTTTTCTACAAAGCTGGAAAAAGGGTTCAATTTCACCTATCTTTCTTTAAGGCAATAAAAGGCACGAGTTCAATACGCAGTGTTGGCGTGAGAAAAGGCAGCACAGTTTCGTGTCAAAATTTTGGTCTTCCCAGCATGGCAAGTTAAGCAAGAAAGCGCTCTTTCTGTGTCCCTTTCAAAAGAAATCACATAAGAAAATAACGAAGGGGGATTACATTAAAAAAACTAGTACCTTGGAGTAGCCAAAGTCGCAGATCTtcaggcgcggcgccgggcTGCCATCCAGCAGCGTGTTCTCCAGCTTCAAGTCCCGGTGGCAAATTTGCTGGCGAATCCGAACAAAATTTGCAGTTGCGCACACCTCATCAGCATTTAATTTTATGTTCGTTGTTGCATAAAGAAAACGCTTTCGCTTTTACTTGGCTGCTGTTCTCACCATGAAGTGGCAGTAGCTGACACCGCAGATGAGCTGCTGGAAGAAATACCTCGcctagagaaaaagaaaaggaattaTCACGTCAAGCCCAAACGGTTTTGGGGAAAAAAAAGGCAGAAGAGATTCTTCCGAGCCGCCTAAATTCGAGGAGGTGGATGATCACCTCATCCTCGCTGAACCTGCCGGCGCTGCAGATCCggtcgaagagctcgccgccggcggcgtacTCCATGACGATGGCGAGGTGCGTGGGCGTGAGCACGaccttgaaaaaaaaaacagagaacaCAACCCCCAAATGAATGATGAACACGCAGGTGGAGAACAAGACGGGGAGAAATCCTTCGCCGCCCGGAGGCAGCAGGAGGTCGAGCTCCGGGGAAAAAAAATCTCCCCCACTCCGCCCCGGCTCACCTCCTTGAAGCGGATGATGTTGGGGTGCCGCAGCGAGCGGTGGTTTATGATCTCCCTCGCCACATTCTCGTCAATCTGCGAAGCACAGAAAATTCAGACCGGGAATTCCGCGGGGGGAGGAGGCACGCACAACCAAACGAGACACAGGCCGGACccccggcgcccgcgccgcaCCTTGAGCCCCCGGGGGATGTACTTCATGGCGACGAGCTCCTTGGTCTCCCTGTTCCGCATGAGCCGCGCCACCCCGAAGTTGCCGGAGCCGAGGTCCTTGAGCAGCTCGTACCTCTCCATCGGAATCCCTGGCGAGGATCCGATCGGGCCGGGAGGCCGCGCGCGTGGGGAATTCGCCGGCCGCGGGGGGGTGTTTTGGCGttggagagggaggaggtgggggggaggaggggaggattCGAAGCTTGACGAGGAGGCTTCTGCTTCGCGTTCGGTTACTAGTAGGAGTCAGCAGCAGCCAGCGGCCGGtttgctctgctctgcttcgcCTGTGCTTGTGCCTTCTCTCCGCGCCTGGGTTTGCGCGTGATTAGTATattaatataataataataataataataataataataatatttaagAGACGGATTGGTTTAGGCGAATTGCGGGGGTAGTTTTATGCGGTGATTAGGCGATGTGGCGCGCTGTGTGTGCGTGCGCGGGGGATGGGATGTGGAGGCACGATGGTGATGCGTTGGATGCTCCCCCCAGATCTCGGTGCTGCCCTGTTGCTGCGACGCCCTTGGGTTTGCCGGTATTTGCGCTTGGGTCCTTGTCGAACTTACCTTCGGTGCGAGGCCATCGACGCCGGGCGCACCAGACCAAACCGCGGAATTCCAAGATTAGGAAAGCTCCTCAAGGGAGCCCGTATGcaaggggaaaaaaaaaagagaacaagaaggaaAATTATTGATAGCATCTCTGCATCTGATGGCAGTTTAGGTCGGTACGaatggaatgacaaatggtccAAGCGCTAGTTGTGGCATCGGTGATCCAGCGCAAGCAAGAGGAGGCGGCAAATTCCTAAAAACAGAGTCCACTTTGTGCGGCGTCTTTTTGAGGACATGCCATTTTTCAATCTCGCTATATATCACAGGAAATCAACATGGTACTATCGTGTTGTACAAGTGCATCATCTATGAAAACTTTTCTTTCCTAATGTGTATCTCGCTGCAATTTAGGAAAAGCTCAACTAGAATTTCGCTTGAATGGGTATCAATCACCTATTGATGATTgctacccgaacatcgccatgtCACCTTGGgtgttatcttttttttttggaaagttaCCTAAGAGATCACTGGCAACATATTAATTGTCAATTCAGGGGATTTTCTTTGTAGCAGCATGTGAGTACACTAGACATATCATATGCGGGAAGGTCTAGGCTTTTCCTCGGGACAATATCCATATCTACCAACTTCAAAATTCTCTTGTTGAAGTAGTAATACACTTTTTTTTCATACCTAATAATCAATCCTAACTTCTAACACTACAAGTCATCTTTGCTTTGCCGAAGCAACAACTGCAAGTTATCGCACGTTCCTCCAGGGGATCGGAAGAGCTTAATTCAGACAGGTGGACCATGGCCCCCCAGCCCAAGGCAAATCTCCACGGAAGGAAATCCTTATTGCAAACAGATGTTTAATGCTCGTTTGCATGTACTACTAGCCTCCCTGCTCTTTCAGTCAAGCTCCACCTCTGCTACTAAGGCCCTATTTATTTGAACTTTTGAAAGCTTTTGAATTACTAGCTTGTAGAATGTCTAAAAGCCGGATGCACCTGAAACTCAGAAGCTATAGAAAGCTCGTGGCAAGATGCTTCTAGCTTTCAAGAGCATTTGACCTTTGGAGATCCTCAAAGCCAATGATCCAAAAGTCAATCCAAAATTAACCAAAAGCTGAAACAAATAGGGTTTAACTATCGATGATTCACTTATATACGTACTCCAATGGGGAACGAATTATCCAATGAAAAAAATTAGCAGCTCAGCTTTcaacaggaaaaaaaaacacacacactaGCTTCACTTCACAGTGTTTTATTTTCACTGCGCCCAGATGGTGGAATGATACACCACTAGGGCTGGATATCAagccagctcggctcgttatggctCGATTCGTTATAGCTTGTTATACAAACGAGCCAGAGagctagctcggctcggcttgttAGTGGCTCGAGCTAGCTCGTTTGGCTCGCAAGCCAGAGTATAAAAATATTTACGTAGAGATGATAACCGTAAATCTGTAAAAAAAACACATCACATGCATATTTAAagcgaaataaataaaataatgtgAATTTTACAATGAAAAATATAAGTATGTTATCATCTATGATCATGATCAATCATTATTCGTTGATCGTTTCCACTAATTCATACAATATTTGTTATTTATCTTGGCTCGTTATGGCtcacgagccagctcgagctggctaaTTATAAAGCGAGCTGTCTTGTTATAAAACGAGCTGACTCATTATAAAAcgagtcgagctcgagccgagcTACTAACGAGCGAGTCTAGCGAGTTAGTTTTTCGGCCAGCCTTACACACCACCGTCGACGACCGAAGAGCAGCGGGCCCCTCAACGGCGGAGCCCGCAATCCAATTCCCGTGAGGAACGAGGGGCCGTTCCGCAAGACGGAGAGGATAGATAAAATCCGGAGGCGGGAGGAGTGAGGGGTCAcgtgggggaggggaggagcgcATCGCGAGGGAGAGCGGCGCGCGTACGATGTTTGCGTTGCTTGCACCCCCCGCTGCCCGGCAATCGGCAGCTCTGACTTTTCAGGCCGGGCTGACGGCGACGGCTGCTCGCCCGCCACTCTCATCTTGCTCCTAATCTGCCTAGCATCTTCTTCTGTTCattcctctttttttcttttttcttttgctgtttttcttCCTTAGCGAGAATCCCATCTTCTTCTACGCATTTAATTTAGCTTGCATATACAGCGAAGAAGAGGTTTCAGGGAGGCCATTCGTTTCTTTTTTGGGGGCCATGGAAAGAGGCAGTTCGTTTCGTTTTGGGGGCCATGGGAATTCGGCCTTTTTGTGACCGCATCTGTTTCGGTATTTGAAAACACTTGCTGATCAAATTTCATGATGGTCATTTAGTGAAACTTctcctttcaaaa
This window of the Panicum virgatum strain AP13 chromosome 1K, P.virgatum_v5, whole genome shotgun sequence genome carries:
- the LOC120704316 gene encoding serine/threonine-protein kinase SAPK7-like; this translates as MERYELLKDLGSGNFGVARLMRNRETKELVAMKYIPRGLKIDENVAREIINHRSLRHPNIIRFKEVVLTPTHLAIVMEYAAGGELFDRICSAGRFSEDEARYFFQQLICGVSYCHFMQICHRDLKLENTLLDGSPAPRLKICDFGYSKSSLLHSKPKSTVGTPAYIAPEVLSRREYDGKMADVWSCGVTLYVMLVGAYPFEDPDDPKNFRKTIGRIVSIQYQIPEYVHISQDCRQLLSRIFDANPAKRITIREIRNHPWFLKNLPRELTEAVQAKYYKKDNSAPTFSDQTVDEIMKIVEEARTPAQLSTPVAGFGWAEEDEQEDGKKPEDEDQDGEEEEYDDEDEYDKQVKQVHASGDFQHLIK